Proteins found in one Lycium ferocissimum isolate CSIRO_LF1 chromosome 6, AGI_CSIRO_Lferr_CH_V1, whole genome shotgun sequence genomic segment:
- the LOC132059102 gene encoding protein RNA-directed DNA methylation 3: protein MGRKSVLPKGKDKVTDGKSSSSAGKRKRNDDYDEDKTGGRKRKDRSVLQFVDDVAYEVDDDDDDDDFNFSDDSDFFDEDLLEEEFGSNVEIKNEPARTPQLPVVKEEEMDGEELEQMLRERYRPGSSFVSYAEDNDERKRQFEQDTIVPTLKDPTIWKVKCTVGREKHSAFCLMQKYIDLLALGTKLQIISAFALDHVKGSIYIEADKQFDVYEACKGLCSIYSSRVAPVPMNEVAHLIAVRKKSSGISEGMWARVKSGIYKGDLAQVVAVNDARKKVTVKLIPRIDLQAIADKFGGGVAAKKGVIPAPRLISSTELEDFRPLIQYRKDRDTNLMFEILDGKMLKDGYLYKKVGTDSLSYWGVVPTEAELLKFEPSSNDEPQDVEWLTQLYGNRKKKKITNDFKVGQKGGEKGECSSSSSIENNFEVDDLVFFGRNDFGIIIGKEKDDSFKIMKYGSDRPVVVSIQLRELKRASFDKKLFTVKDQLTNAISIGDVVKVLDGSLKDRQGTVKQIYKGVVFLYDQSEQDNNGYLCVKGQICERITGSGGILNEKGSEPGSSGFADFSSSPKSPLSPEKSWRVKDDNNSFKREDKNEMFSVGQALRIRVGPLKGYLCRVIAIRRSDVTVKLDSQQKILTVKSEHLAEVQGNRSVMSLGGDGDAAKPFDLLGTQDGSQDWMVQGATATEGSTGNAGASSSAERSSWPAFPSSSLSVQLDSADDSKTGNSIWETKATQTQNTSWGASGVSEGTVAGSGQDDGWAKATSTAGATSGASDGWGKKVESHQESTEKVMDNSWGRSVQNQGNNDDSGKTSWGKQDGGSSWGKQSDANTESDWKKQDGGSDKTDKTSWSQQGAGSSWNKSDGGSSWSKQAGGSSWGKQSDANAETGWKKQDGGSNKTESKTSWSQQDGGSSWKKSEGEGGSSWGKQSDAKAENSWKKQDGGSSWSKPDNKTSSIQQDSGSSWNKNNGGSSWGKQSDANAETDGKKQDGGSSWSKPDDSKTSWSKQDDGSSWNKKEDVSFTKQAGGTSWDKGSGGSAWSKKEAESGGGGKDLGSSWGKQAAGGSSWKRGHDKNLNEDTGVPVNQSSDSQSGGGWNASKRSNDGWSSSWNKNSATKEVGGSSGNQSDWDKKSGEVGGAAGWDNKITHKESEGNSSAWNSKSAVEQDGNGKNQNDPWSAKKTSDGGSSTGWGQSNSWKSGTNDAVGQDSWSSKSNWNSGSDFGGNNQQSDSYSDRGRGGGWRGGRGGSDRGEYGGGGGSDRGGFGGRGGFRGRGDRGGSRGRGSEGGGSSCFKCGESGHFARDCDQGGSGGGGGGRYSGGGGGGGGCYKCGQDGHFARECPSGGGGGGGGGGGGCYKCGENGHFARECPSSAGGGGGCYKCGEDGHFARECPSSGGGGKSSAGGGGGCYKCGEDGHFARECPSSGGGGKSSGGGGGGGGCYKCGEDGHFARECPSGGGGGKYSGGGGGSGSCYKCGEAGHFARECTSGGMGTGSGNASTAWTANKFNTEDWNKSKETSDGPSDAWGKTSSSWGKGNSSGSQGGTAWTANKSNTQDWNKSKETSDGPSDAWGKTTSSWGKGNSSGSQGGTAWTANKSNTEDVNKSKETSDGPSDAWGKTTSSWGNGNSSGSQGGW from the exons ATGGGTAGAAAATCGGTGTTACCAAAAGGTAAAGATAAAGTTACCGACGGTAAATCCTCGTCGTCGGCAGGTAAAAGAAAGCGTAACGACGATTACGATGAGGATAAAACCGGTGGTCGCAAAAGAAAAGATCGTAGCGTACTTCAGTTCGTTGATGACGTGGCTTACGAGGTTGACGACGATGATGACGACGACGATTTCAACTTTAGCGACGACTCTGATTTCTTCGACGAAG ATTTGCTTGAAGAGGAATTTGGAAGTAATGTTGAAATCAAGAATGAACCTGCGAGAACACCCCAACTCCCAGTGGTCAAAGAGGAGGAAATGGATGGAGAAGAGCTAGAGCAAATGTTAAGGGAGCGTTATAGACCAGGTTCTAGTTTTGTTTCCTATGCAGAAGATAATGATGAGAGGAAGAGACAATTTGAGCAGGACACAATTGTGCCTACTCTCAAGGATCCAACTATATGGAAAGTTAAATGCACG GTTGGAAGAGAAAAGCACTCAGCTTTCTGTCTTATGCAGAAGTACATAGACTTGCTTGCTCTAGGAACAAAGCTGCAAATAATTTCCGCTTTTGCACTTGATCATGTGAAGGGATCTATTTATATTGAGGCTGACAAACAATTTGATGTCTACGAG GCATGTAAAGGACTTTGTAGTATATATTCAAGTAGAGTGGCACCTGTTCCCATGAATGAAGTCGCTCATTTGATTGCTGTCCGGAAAAAGTCTAGTGGGATTTCTGAGGGCATGTGGGCACGTGTCAAAAGTGGAATATATAAGGGCGATCTGGCACAG GTTGTGGCAGTGAATGATGCACGGAAGAAAGTTACGGTGAAGCTGATTCCAAGAATAGACTTACAAGCCATTGCCGACAAATTT GGTGGAGGAGTTGCTGCCAAGAAGGGAGTTATTCCAGCACCAAGACTAATTAGCTCTACAGAGCTTGA AGACTTTCGGCCTCTCATCCAATACCGGAAGGATCGGGATACGAACCTAATGTTTGAAATTCTTGACGGAAAGATGCTGAAGGATGgttatttatacaaaaaagtGGGGACTGATTCATTGAGCTATTGGGGTGTAGTGCCTACTGAAGCTGAACTCCTAAAGTTTGAACCTTCTAGTAATGATGAACCCCAGGATGTAGAGTGGCTTACCCAGCTTTACGGTAAtcggaagaaaaagaaaatcacaaATGATTTCAAGGTTGGTCAGAAAGGAGGTGAGAAAGGAGAGTGTTCTTCAAGCTCTAGCATCGAAAACAATTTTGAAGTGGATGATCTTGTATTTTTTGG TAGGAATGATTTTGGCATTATTATTGGCAAGGAGAAAGATGATAGCTTTAAG ATCATGAAATATGGTTCGGATAGACCTGTGGTAGTGAGCATTCAACTGCGTGAGTTGAAGCGTGCATCTTTTGATAAGAAGCTATTCACTGTGAAAGATCAGCTAACTAATGCCATTTCAATCGGTGATGTGGTTAAAGTTTTGGATGGTTCCTTGAAG GATAGACAAGGAACTGTGAAGCAGATCTACAAAGGTGTCGTCTTTCTATATGACCAAAGTGAACAGGATAATAATGGTTATCTCTGTGTCAAAGGTCAGATTTGTGAAAGAATTACAGGAAGTGGTGGTATATTGAATGAAAAG GGAAGTGAGCCTGGTTCCTCAGGTTTTGCAGATTTCTCATCATCCCCTAAATCCCCTCTTTCGCCTGAGAAATCTTGGAGAGTGAAGGATGATAACAACAGCT TCAAGCGCGAGGATAAAAATGAAATGTTTTCAGTTGGGCAGGCACTGAGAATCCGAGTGGGGCCTTTGAAGGGATATCTTTGTCGTGTAATAGCCATACGACGTTCTGATGTTACAGTAAAGCTTGATTCCCAGCAAAAAATTCTTACAG TCAAATCCGAACATCTTGCTGAAGTTCAAGGAAATAGATCTGTCATGTCTCTTGG GGGCGATGGTGATGCGGCAAAACCTTTTGACCTGCTTGGAACACAGGATGGTTCTCAAG ATTGGATGGTTCAAGGGGCCACAGCCACTGAGGGTAGCACCGGAAATGCAGGAGCATCATCCTCTGCTGAAAG GAGTTCTTGGCCTGCCTTTCCTTCTTCAAGCTTATCG GTTCAGCTGGATTCTGCTGATGATTCAAAAACTG GTAATTCCATATGGGAGACTAAAGCAACTCAAACTCAGAATACATCATGGGGTGCATCTGGAGTCAGTGAAGGAACTGTTGCTGGCTCTGGGCAAGATGATGGTTGGGCGAAAGCTACTTCTACTGCTGGTGCCACTAGTGGTGCGTCCGATGGCTGGGGCAAAAAGGTTGAATCACATCAAGAGAGCACCGAGAAGGTTATGGATAATTCCTGGGGCAGATCTGTGCAAAATCAAGGGAATAATGATGATTCTGGCAAAACCTCATGGGGCAAGCAGGATGGTGGATCTTCTTGGGGTAAGCAGTCTGATGCAAATACAGAGTCTGACTGGAAAAAACAAGATGGTGGATCGGACAAGACAGATAAAACCTCGTGGAGCCAGCAGGGTGCCGGATCTTCTTGGAATAAAAGTGATGGTGGATCGTCTTGGAGTAAGCAAGCGGGTGGATCTTCTTGGGGTAAGCAATCTGATGCAAATGCAGAAACTGGATGGAAAAAGCAAGACGGTGGATCAAATAAGACAGAGAGCAAAACCTCTTGGAGTCAGCAGGATGGTGGATCTTCTTGGAAGAAGAGTGAAGGTGAAGGTGGATCCTCCTGGGGTAAGCAATCTGATGCAAAGGCAGAGAATAGCTGGAAAAAGCAAGATGGTGGATCTAGCTGGAGTAAGCCAGACAACAAAACCTCTTCTATCCAGCAGGACTCTGGATCCTCTTGGAATAAAAACAATGGTGGATCTTCTTGGGGTAAGCAATCTGATGCAAATGCGGAGACTGACGGGAAAAAACAAGATGGTGGATCTAGTTGGAGCAAGCCTGACGACAGCAAAACCTCTTGGAGCAAGCAGGATGATGGTTCTTCTTGGAACAAAAAGGAGGATGTATCATTCACCAAGCAAGCTGGAGGTACTTCATGGGACAAGGGAAGTGGTGGATCTGCTTGGAGCAAGAAGGAAGCTGAATCTGGTGGGGGCGGAAAGGATCTCGGGTCTTCTTGGGGTAAACAAGCTGCAGGGGGGTCGTCTTGGAAGAGAGGTCATGATAAAAATCTTAATGAAGACACCGGTGTTCCAGTTAATCAGTCTTCTGATTCTCAGAGCGGTGGTGGTTGGAATGCTTCCAAACGGTCAAATGATGGATGGTCTTCTAGTTGGAATAAAAATTCAGCCACAAAGGAGGTAGGAGGTTCTAGTGGAAATCAGTCTGATTGGGACAAAAAATCTGGTGAAGTGGGTGGAGCCGCTGGTTGGGACAATAAGATCACTCATAAAGAGTCAGAAGGAAACTCCTCTGCGTGGAATAGCAAATCTGCAGTCGAACAAGatggaaatggaaaaaatcaaaatgaTCCATGGAGTGCCAAAAAGACTTCTGATGGAGGTTCATCTACAGGATGGGGTCAAAGTAATTCGTGGAAGAGTGGAACGAATGATGCAGTTGGACAAGATTCTTGGAGCAGCAAAAGTAACTGGAATTCTGGAAGTGACTTTGGTGGCAACAACCAGCAATCTGATTCTTACAGTGACAGGGGAAGAGGTGGTGGTTGGAGGGGAGGCCGTGGTGGATCAGATAGGGGTGAATATGGAGGTGGGGGTGGTTCAGATCGTGGTGGCTTTGGAGGCAGGGGAGGTTTTCGAGGTAGAGGGGACAGAGGAGGTTCTAGAGGTAGAGGATCAGAAGGGGGAGGCAGCAGCTGTTTCAAGTGTGGTGAGTCTGGACACTTTGCTAGGGACTGTGACCAGGGTGGAAGCGGCGGTGGTGGTGGCGGTAGATATTCTGGTGGCGGAGGTGGTGGCGGCGGTTGCTACAAGTGTGGGCAGGACGGTCACTTTGCCCGTGAATGCCCCAGCGGTGGTGGAGGAGGTGGCGGCGGTGGCGGCGGCGGTTGCTACAAGTGTGGGGAGAACGGTCACTTTGCCCGTGAATGCCCCAGCAGTGCCGGTGGAGGTGGCGGTTGCTACAAGTGTGGGGAGGACGGTCACTTTGCCCGTGAATGCCCCAGCAGTGGCGGAGGCGGTAAGTCTTCTGCCGGTGGAGGTGGCGGTTGCTACAAGTGTGGGGAGGACGGTCACTTTGCCCGTGAATGCCCCAGCAGTGGCGGAGGCGGTAAGTCTTCTGGTGGTGGAGGTGGCGGCGGCGGTTGCTACAAGTGTGGGGAGGACGGTCACTTTGCCCGTGAATGCCCCAGCGGTGGCGGAGGCGGTAAGTATTCTGGTGGTGGAGGTGGCAGCGGCAGTTGCTACAAGTGTGGGGAGGCGGGTCACTTTGCCCGTGAATGCACCAGCGGTGGCATGGGAACTGGTTCAGGAAACGCAAGCACAGCTTGGACTGCAAACAAATTCAACACTGAGGATTGGAACAAATCAAAAGAAACAAGTGACGGACCGAGTGATGCGTGGGGTAAAACATCCAGCTCTTGGGGCAAAGGAAACAGTTCTGGCAGCCAGGGAGGCACAGCTTGGACTGCAAACAAATCCAACACTCAGGATTGGAACAAATCAAAAGAAACAAGTGACGGACCGAGTGATGCGTGGGGTAAAACAACCAGCTCTTGGGGCAAAGGAAACAGTTCTGGCAGCCAGGGAGGTACAGCTTGGACTGCAAACAAATCCAACACTGAGGATGTGAATAAATCAAAAGAAACAAGTGACGGACCGAGTGATGCGTGGGGTAAAACAACCAGCTCTTGGGGCAATGGAAACAGTTCTGGCAGCCAGGGAGGCTGGTGA